The following proteins are co-located in the Solanum pennellii chromosome 1, SPENNV200 genome:
- the LOC107029491 gene encoding uncharacterized protein LOC107029491, protein MVIMKMLMMLVVVAILFFSHHQVIVAKEVVLVDERNESLSSSPAPATTCSANNQQQVKTCMYETTSIEACCPVFKKILGTSCPCYKYAEDLDNQILITLEAYCDVTTPCKGVQVIKLSKDE, encoded by the exons atggtaattATGAAGATGCTCATGATGTTAGTGGTGGttgcaattttatttttcagccACCATCAAGTGATCGTGGCGAAAGAAGTCGTCCTGGTCGATGAGAGAAATGAGTCATTAAGCTCATCCCCAGCCCCCGCAACGACTTGCTCGGCTAATAATCAACAACAAGTGAAGACATGCATGTACGAGACAACTTCAATCGAGGCGTGTTGCCCTGTATTCAAAAAGATACTTGGAACTAGTTGTCCTTGTTATAAATATGCTGAGGATTTGGACAATCAAATCTTGATTACTCTTGAAGCTTATTGTGATGTTACTACCCCATGCAAGGGTGTGCAA GTGATTAAGCTATCCAAGGATGAGTAA
- the LOC107029480 gene encoding formin-like protein 14, with protein MAIMKMLIMLVVVAILFCSHHQVIVAKEVALVDEGNESLSSFPFDFLCQHLSWPYPWPQPCHRSRPRPRPRPRPRPRPRPRPRPRPRPQPQPRPQPCSPPPPPRRSPSPPPPRSPPLPPPKSPPPPAPTTTCSASDQQQVKTCMYETTSIDACCPIFKKILGTSCPCYKYAKALDNQILITLEAYCDVSTPCKGVQVIKLFNDE; from the exons atggCAATTATGAAGATGCTCATAATGTTAGTGGTGGTTGCAATTTTATTTTGCAGCCACCACCAAGTGATCGTGGCGAAAGAAGTCGCCCTGGTCGATGAGGGAAATGAGTCACTAAGCTCATTCCCATTTGATTTTCTATGTCAACATTTGTCGTGGCCGTATCCATGGCCACAACCATGCCATCGTTCCAGACCAAGGCCACGGCCACGACCACGACCACGGCCACGACCACGACCACGGCCACGGCCACGACCACGTCCGCAACCACAACCACGACCACAACCATGCTcaccaccacctccaccacGGAGATCACCATCGCCTCCACCACCGAGATCGCCACCACTTCCACCACCAaaatcaccaccaccacccGCCCCAACAACGACTTGCTCGGCTAGTGACCAACAACAAGTGAAGACATGCATGTACGAGACAACTTCGATCGATGCATGTTGCCCTATATTCAAAAAGATACTTGGAACTAGTTGTCCTTGCTATAAATATGCTAAGGCTTTGGACAATCAAATCTTGATCACTCTTGAAGCTTATTGTGATGTTAGTACCCCATGCAAGGGTGTGCAA GTGATTAAGCTATTCAACGATGAGTAA
- the LOC107026658 gene encoding putative E3 ubiquitin-protein ligase LIN-2, whose translation MAMSLEDLLAKEGFNKKISKTTPRASSDIRCHDLKSKHKIGSYDISSNVKRISISSFDEFLSAEGSQNNEIVEVEERNDSRYNRIYSNRTYRNESSSAEENTEKCLDKSSKVGYQKHMERLETSNSRSTRSSVTSKSTDETTSLRKCEIEHTRAIPALDELAIQAVISILSGHIKRFLVDEDFRTSLRHNSFASLNFIGFEEGLNTESKIIATLEQAIETAERAAEDFASEKELKKASLQLSVITGLNSDGKFTSGIPNSKLAACAHLYLSVIYKIQNKDRIAAKHLLQVFCDSPFQARTSLLPDLWNRVFLPHLSHLKVWHDSEANFLRDLRNKSRKLNLLDKLYTENLDKGTYLFAVYYKDWLTEGAEIPLVPSIQIPSKSVSRQGSFSNLNSSVGGFSPQPVVSKKLYDEVFRRSHILGAESEESYEISVRNPATLTYSAEVIK comes from the coding sequence ATGGCTATGTCACTCGAGGACCTCCTCGCGAAGGAAGGATTCAATAAGAAGATATCAAAAACGACGCCTAGAGCTTCATCTGATATTCGATGCCATGACTTGAAAAGTAAGCACAAAATAGGCTCTTACGATATATCATCAAACGTTAAGAGAATAAGCATTAGTTCTTTTGATGAGTTTTTATCTGCTGAGGGTTCTCAAAACAATGAGATAGTTGAGGTCGAAGAGAGAAATGATTCGAGATACAACCGTATATACTCAAATCGAACTTACAGAAATGAGAGCAGCAGTGCTGAGGAAAACACAGAAAAATGTCTCGATAAATCTAGTAAAGTTGGTTATCAGAAACATATGGAACGACTCGAGACCTCAAACAGCAGATCAACTAGAAGTTCAGTAACCAGCAAAAGTACCGATGAAACTACGAGCCTAAGGAAATGTGAGATTGAGCACACCAGAGCTATTCCTGCTCTTGATGAACTTGCTATTCAGGCTGTAATCTCTATCTTGAGCGGGCATATAAAACGTTTTCTCGTAGATGAGGATTTCAGGACATCACTTCGTCACAATAGCTTTGCGTCGTTAAATTTTATTGGATTTGAAGAAGGTTTGAATACTGAAAGCAAGATCATAGCCACTCTTGAACAAGCTATAGAAACAGCAGAAAGAGCTGCAGAGGATTTTGCAAGTGAGAAAGAGCTTAAGAAAGCCTCATTGCAGCTTAGTGTAATCACAGGGTTGAATTCAGATGGTAAATTTACGTCTGGAATTCCCAATTCTAAATTGGCAGCTTGTGCACATTTGTATCTCAGTGTCATATATAAGATACAGAACAAGGACCGTATCGCTGCAAAACATCTCCTTCAAGTTTTCTGCGATTCGCCCTTTCAAGCAAGGACTAGTTTGTTGCCTGATTTGTGGAATCGTGTGTTTCTTCCTCATCTTTCACATTTGAAGGTGTGGCATGATTCAGAAGCTAATTTTCTTCGTGATCTACGTAACAAGTCAAGGAAACTGAACCTGCTTGACAAATTGTACACTGAAAATCTGGACAAAGGTACTTATCTGTTTGCAGTTTACTACAAGGATTGGCTAACCGAAGGGGCTGAGATTCCGTTAGTTCCTTCTATTCAAATTCCTTCAAAATCTGTTTCGCGTCAAGGTTCCTTTAGCAACTTAAATAGTAGTGTTGGCGGTTTTTCACCTCAGCCTGTTGTCAGCAAAAAGTTGTATGATGAAGTATTCCGTCGATCACATATACTAGGAGCTGAATCAGAAGAAAGTTATGAAATTAGTGTGAGGAATCCTGCTACGTTGACGTACTCAGCTGAAGTGATTAAGTGA
- the LOC107008356 gene encoding RNA-binding protein 26-like, producing MTQIIQNMATMKMFMMLVVAAIMFCSHHQVVVAREVVVDVVEDGNNLNLWPWEIPCYLPWPFPFPRPYPCPPRPRPRPRPRPCPPPPPPRSPPPPPPSPSPPPPAPATTCSPGDKARVKTCMFNTTSIDECCPTFQSILGTSCPCYKYAEDLDNQVLITLEAYCDVSTPCRSPPPKPSCPASDQEKVKTCMFNTTSIDECCPTFNSILGTSCPCYKYAEDLDNQVLITLESYCDVNNPCNGAQVIKLSKDDE from the exons ATGACACAAATCATTCAAAATATGGCAACTATGAAGATGTTTATGATGTTAGTGGTGGCTGCAATCATGTTTTGCAGCCACCACCAAGTGGTCGTGGCTAGAGAAGTCGTTGTGGACGTGGTCGAGGATGGGAATAACTTAAATTTATGGCCATGGGAAATTCCGTGTTATTTACCATGGCCATTTCCCTTTCCACGACCATATCCATGCCCTCCACGACCACGACCACGACCACGACCACGACCATGCccaccacctccaccaccacgatcaccaccacctccaccacCTAGCCCTAGCCCTCCCCCTCCCGCCCCGGCTACAACGTGTTCGCCCGGTGACAAAGCAAGGGTGAAGACTTGCATGTTCAACACAACTTCAATTGATGAGTGTTGTCCAACATTCCAAAGCATACTTGGAACTAGTTGCCCTTGTTACAAGTATGCTGAGGATTTGGACAATCAAGTCTTGATCACTCTTGAAGCTTATTGTGATGTTAGCACCCCTTGTAGG AGTCCGCCCCCGAAACCGAGTTGCCCTGCTAGTGATCAAGAAAAAGTGAAGACTTGCATGTTCAACACAACTTCAATTGATGAATGTTGCCCTACATTTAATAGCATACTTGGCACTAGTTGCCCTTGTTATAAGTATGCTGAGGATTTAGATAATCAAGTCCTAATCACACTTGAATCTTATTGTGATGTTAATAATCCTTGCAATGGGGCACAA GTGATTAAGCTATCCAAGGATGATGAATGA